A stretch of the Geovibrio thiophilus genome encodes the following:
- the accC gene encoding acetyl-CoA carboxylase biotin carboxylase subunit, producing MPDIKKILVANRGEIAIRVFRTCRRLGIKTVAIYTHADRTAPHVRYADEAYCISEADNDTSYLKADKIIEIAKKAGAAIHPGYGFYSENPTFVQRLEEEGVVFIGPSAEHIKLMGSKTGARNAMVEAGVPVVPGTKNAIRDIEEAKKTAREVGYPIMLKAVHGGGGKGMRLVQGEEDFESSFRMASSEAENAFGNGDMYIEKFIIGPHHVEIQILGDKHGNALHLFERECSIQRRHQKVIEEAPSPFINDETRAKMYDVAVKAVKAIGYYSAGTLEFIVGENQDFYFLEMNTRLQVEHPISELITGVDIVTEMIKVAEGKPLTYKQEEIVRTGHAIECRIYAEDPSNNFAPSPGLITVYETPGGPNVRVESGAFAGYEVPLYYDPMIAKVCSVGKTRESAIIAMKRILTEYKVCGIKTSIPFHQRVLKNETFLAGNYDTSFIDTKFDMEDLQRKEGKDPSVALIAAAIKQLLSEKISAQRSVTRRDVGESNWKRFGRLTSLGNRLG from the coding sequence ATGCCTGATATTAAAAAAATACTTGTCGCCAACAGAGGCGAAATAGCTATAAGGGTTTTCAGAACCTGCCGCAGGCTGGGCATCAAAACCGTTGCCATCTACACCCATGCGGACAGAACGGCTCCCCATGTCAGATACGCTGACGAGGCTTACTGCATCTCCGAAGCGGATAACGACACAAGCTACCTGAAAGCTGACAAAATAATAGAAATCGCTAAGAAAGCAGGGGCCGCTATCCATCCGGGATACGGCTTCTACTCCGAAAACCCGACGTTTGTACAGCGTCTTGAGGAAGAGGGCGTTGTGTTTATCGGTCCCTCCGCGGAGCATATCAAGCTCATGGGCTCCAAAACCGGCGCCAGAAACGCAATGGTTGAGGCGGGCGTACCTGTTGTTCCCGGAACAAAGAACGCAATCCGTGACATTGAGGAAGCGAAAAAAACCGCAAGGGAAGTAGGTTACCCGATCATGCTGAAAGCCGTCCACGGCGGCGGCGGAAAGGGCATGAGGCTTGTTCAGGGAGAAGAGGATTTTGAATCCTCATTCCGCATGGCTTCCTCTGAGGCGGAAAACGCTTTCGGCAACGGAGACATGTACATCGAAAAATTCATCATAGGTCCCCACCATGTGGAGATACAGATTCTTGGCGACAAGCACGGCAACGCGCTTCACCTCTTTGAGCGTGAATGCTCCATCCAGCGCCGCCACCAGAAGGTTATTGAGGAGGCTCCCTCACCCTTTATCAATGATGAAACAAGGGCTAAGATGTATGATGTCGCGGTGAAAGCTGTTAAAGCGATAGGTTACTACAGCGCCGGAACCTTAGAGTTTATCGTGGGAGAGAATCAGGATTTCTACTTCCTTGAGATGAACACAAGGCTTCAGGTTGAGCACCCGATTTCCGAACTCATAACCGGTGTAGACATAGTAACCGAGATGATCAAGGTCGCGGAAGGCAAACCCCTCACCTACAAACAGGAAGAGATCGTGAGAACCGGACACGCCATCGAGTGCAGGATTTACGCAGAGGACCCCAGCAACAACTTTGCTCCCTCACCGGGACTTATAACCGTGTACGAAACTCCGGGCGGTCCCAATGTCAGGGTTGAGAGCGGCGCTTTTGCTGGCTATGAGGTTCCCCTGTACTATGACCCGATGATAGCGAAGGTCTGCTCTGTGGGCAAAACCAGAGAGAGCGCCATAATCGCCATGAAAAGGATTCTTACCGAGTACAAGGTATGCGGCATAAAAACATCCATCCCTTTCCACCAGAGGGTTCTGAAGAACGAAACCTTCCTTGCGGGCAACTATGACACAAGCTTCATAGACACCAAGTTCGACATGGAAGACCTTCAGCGCAAAGAGGGAAAGGATCCCTCCGTGGCGCTCATCGCGGCGGCTATTAAGCAGCTATTGAGCGAAAAAATCTCGGCACAGCGCTCAGTCACCAGAAGGGACGTGGGCGAAAGCAACTGGAAGCGTTTCGGCAGGCTGACAAGCCTCGGAAACAGGCTCGGATAA
- a CDS encoding acyl-CoA carboxylase subunit beta, translating into MKEKIKKFQELNSIAELGGGLDRIKKQHEQGKLSARERIDKLLDKGTFVELDKFVVHRCTNFGMEKSKVFGDGVVTGYGKINGRTVFVFSQDFTVLGGSLSEMFAKKICKIMDKAIELGCPVIGLNDSGGARIHEGVMSLAGYADIFLRNTLSSGVVPQISAIMGPCAGGAVYSPALTDFTFMVKDTSYMFITGPEVVKTVTSEDVTKEQLGGAMTHNSKSGVAHFATENDEDCLLRIRELFSFIPSNNMEEAPIVPTKDDPNRPEMSIHDIIPVDANKPYDMHDLIHKIVDDGNFFEIQEHFAKNIIIGFCRLNGRTVGIVANQPAIMAGALDIDSSVKAARFVRFCDAFNIPLLTLVDVPGFMPGVAQEYGGIIRHGAKLLYAYCESTVPKVTVITRKAYGGAYDVLSSKHVRGDINYAFPTAEIAVMGPDGAAQILYKKEITSASDPAALQKQKVDEYRETFANPYRAAELGFIDEIILPELTRPKIIQAFELLANKRQSNPPKKHDNLPL; encoded by the coding sequence ATGAAAGAGAAAATCAAAAAGTTCCAGGAGCTTAACAGTATTGCAGAACTGGGAGGCGGTCTGGACAGGATCAAGAAACAGCACGAGCAGGGTAAGCTCAGCGCCCGCGAAAGAATCGACAAACTCCTTGATAAAGGAACTTTCGTTGAGCTTGATAAGTTCGTGGTTCACAGATGCACCAACTTCGGCATGGAAAAGAGCAAAGTCTTCGGCGACGGTGTTGTTACAGGCTACGGAAAAATCAACGGAAGAACTGTCTTTGTTTTCTCTCAGGATTTTACTGTTCTCGGCGGTTCTCTTTCCGAAATGTTCGCCAAAAAAATCTGCAAAATTATGGACAAGGCAATTGAGCTCGGCTGCCCTGTCATAGGTCTTAACGATTCCGGCGGCGCGAGGATTCACGAAGGCGTTATGTCTCTTGCGGGCTATGCCGACATTTTCCTCAGAAACACTCTCTCCTCAGGCGTTGTTCCCCAGATAAGCGCTATCATGGGACCCTGCGCGGGCGGTGCTGTGTATTCACCCGCGCTTACGGACTTCACCTTCATGGTTAAGGATACCAGCTACATGTTCATCACCGGTCCCGAGGTTGTTAAAACAGTGACCAGCGAGGATGTGACCAAGGAGCAGCTTGGCGGGGCTATGACCCACAACTCCAAAAGCGGTGTTGCCCACTTCGCCACGGAAAACGATGAGGACTGCCTTCTCAGAATCAGAGAACTCTTCAGCTTCATCCCCTCCAACAACATGGAGGAAGCGCCCATAGTTCCCACTAAAGACGACCCCAACAGACCTGAAATGTCTATTCATGACATAATTCCGGTTGATGCCAACAAACCCTACGACATGCACGATCTTATACATAAAATAGTTGATGACGGTAACTTCTTTGAGATACAGGAGCATTTCGCGAAAAACATCATCATAGGCTTCTGCCGTCTCAACGGCAGAACTGTGGGCATAGTAGCCAACCAGCCGGCAATTATGGCGGGTGCTCTTGATATTGACTCATCGGTTAAAGCAGCCAGATTTGTCCGCTTCTGCGATGCGTTTAACATTCCGCTCCTTACCCTTGTGGATGTTCCCGGCTTTATGCCCGGCGTTGCGCAGGAATACGGCGGCATAATCCGCCACGGCGCGAAGCTTCTCTATGCTTACTGCGAATCCACAGTGCCCAAGGTCACGGTGATTACCAGAAAGGCATACGGCGGAGCCTATGATGTTCTCAGCTCCAAGCATGTGAGAGGCGACATTAACTACGCCTTCCCCACGGCGGAGATAGCTGTTATGGGACCGGACGGCGCGGCGCAGATCCTTTATAAAAAAGAGATCACAAGCGCGAGTGATCCCGCGGCTCTTCAGAAGCAGAAGGTTGACGAATACAGGGAAACCTTCGCCAATCCTTACAGAGCTGCTGAATTGGGCTTCATAGACGAAATAATCCTGCCCGAATTAACCAGACCGAAAATAATTCAGGCTTTTGAGCTTCTTGCGAACAAAAGGCAGTCCAACCCGCCCAAGAAGCACGACAACCTGCCGCTTTAA
- a CDS encoding radical SAM protein, producing the protein MGMPHHTEPLYRPPSEADSLIFQITEGCSYNKCAFCGMYIDKPFRIKPLDDVLVEINGIPEPYAKHVHRVFLADGDGVIYPTAELAVILDALTAKFPAIRRISSYAGPQALMKKSAGDWKLLREKGLRLLYFGLESGNNEVLELMNKGMKADKLLPKVQLVKEQGIDFSVMVILGGGGRKLSCAHMEDTTAWLNAAKPKYVSLLTLFLRRRRDYFDSIEKPRVGDLTDEIRRFLTGINEGSMIFRSNHVSNFVPLEGVLPRDKEKLLARVDEAEKFLHSRGMLDKYPDFYEEF; encoded by the coding sequence ATGGGCATGCCGCATCATACCGAGCCGCTTTACAGACCGCCCAGCGAGGCGGATTCGCTTATATTTCAGATAACAGAAGGTTGCTCATACAATAAATGCGCTTTCTGCGGCATGTACATCGATAAACCATTCCGTATTAAACCGTTGGACGATGTTCTCGTCGAAATAAACGGCATCCCCGAGCCTTACGCAAAGCATGTCCACAGGGTTTTCCTTGCGGACGGTGACGGCGTTATTTACCCGACCGCTGAACTGGCTGTGATTCTGGACGCTCTGACAGCAAAGTTTCCCGCAATACGAAGAATAAGCAGCTACGCCGGTCCTCAGGCGCTTATGAAGAAGAGCGCCGGTGACTGGAAGCTTCTCAGGGAAAAGGGATTGAGGCTGCTGTATTTCGGGCTTGAAAGCGGAAATAATGAGGTGCTCGAATTGATGAACAAAGGGATGAAGGCGGACAAACTTCTTCCGAAGGTTCAACTGGTTAAAGAGCAGGGGATCGATTTTTCGGTCATGGTTATTCTGGGCGGCGGCGGGCGGAAGCTCAGCTGTGCACACATGGAGGACACAACTGCATGGCTCAACGCTGCAAAGCCTAAGTATGTGTCTCTTCTTACGCTTTTCCTCAGACGCAGGCGGGACTATTTCGACAGCATCGAAAAACCGCGTGTCGGAGATCTTACGGATGAGATCAGAAGATTCCTGACGGGGATAAATGAAGGCAGCATGATTTTCCGTTCAAATCACGTTTCAAACTTTGTTCCTCTTGAGGGTGTTCTGCCGAGGGATAAGGAAAAACTTCTGGCAAGAGTTGATGAAGCGGAGAAATTTCTGCATTCTCGGGGTATGCTGGATAAGTACCCCGACTTTTATGAGGAATTTTAA
- the metF gene encoding methylenetetrahydrofolate reductase [NAD(P)H] → MKIIDIINSKRTISFEFFPPKKEEAESVLFDTISQLKKYSPDFVSVTYGAGGSTTEKTVEWIRRTRVDYGLEVMMHLTCVAATCEVIKSVTSELDSIGVKNILALRGDVPLEMNTDEISKEFEYASDLVNFLKKSGDYSVGVACYPEGHVQTKNIDKELEHLKLKQELGADFAITQLFFVNDYFYRFIEKCEKAGITIPIIAGVMPITNISQVIRFTQMCGVEVPVSIISAMEGRSEEDMFSLGVDYAVEQCADLWKNGVRGVHFYTLNRSGATEEVLKRLF, encoded by the coding sequence ATGAAAATTATTGATATAATAAATTCAAAACGCACAATATCTTTTGAATTTTTTCCCCCTAAAAAAGAGGAAGCGGAATCCGTCCTTTTTGATACAATTTCTCAGTTAAAAAAATACAGCCCCGACTTTGTCTCCGTTACCTACGGTGCGGGCGGCAGCACCACTGAAAAAACTGTGGAATGGATACGCAGAACCCGTGTGGATTACGGTCTTGAGGTAATGATGCACCTTACGTGCGTTGCGGCGACCTGCGAGGTGATCAAGTCTGTAACCTCGGAGCTTGATTCTATTGGCGTAAAGAATATTCTCGCTCTCAGGGGGGATGTCCCGCTGGAAATGAACACGGATGAGATAAGTAAGGAGTTTGAATACGCATCTGATCTGGTGAATTTTCTGAAAAAGAGCGGAGATTACAGCGTTGGCGTCGCTTGTTACCCCGAAGGGCACGTGCAGACAAAAAATATAGACAAAGAACTGGAACACCTTAAGCTTAAACAGGAACTTGGTGCGGATTTTGCCATTACGCAGTTGTTTTTTGTGAATGACTACTTCTACAGGTTCATTGAAAAGTGCGAAAAGGCGGGCATTACCATTCCGATTATAGCAGGTGTGATGCCTATCACGAATATATCTCAGGTCATCCGCTTCACCCAGATGTGCGGCGTTGAGGTTCCCGTCTCGATCATCAGCGCCATGGAAGGCAGGAGCGAAGAGGACATGTTCTCTCTCGGCGTGGATTATGCTGTGGAGCAGTGTGCGGATCTATGGAAAAACGGCGTCAGGGGTGTTCATTTTTATACTCTGAACCGCTCCGGTGCAACAGAAGAGGTTCTCAAGAGGCTGTTTTAA
- a CDS encoding lytic transglycosylase domain-containing protein, with amino-acid sequence MKLISIYKKILLAFIIYVLLLNTCTFLSTFNPKALLNPFHIKIRTVSVYYLVRHVVLVSGVAFRETPKEIINKKAELYSEKYGIDPDLVKIVIDVESEYNKFAISRTGAMGLMQLMPITFGDMGGQDPFDIDTNLEAGIKYLSIQLKRFNNTELALSAYNAGPYTVSSRGNRVPDFGETQRYVKKIMYRYSQVAGQD; translated from the coding sequence ATGAAGCTTATCTCAATATATAAAAAAATCCTGCTGGCGTTTATCATTTATGTTCTTCTTTTAAATACATGCACATTCCTGAGCACATTTAATCCGAAAGCACTCTTAAATCCTTTTCATATAAAGATAAGAACGGTCAGCGTATACTACCTAGTACGTCATGTCGTGCTTGTTTCCGGCGTGGCGTTCAGGGAAACGCCGAAAGAAATCATCAACAAGAAAGCAGAGCTCTATTCCGAAAAATACGGTATTGATCCGGACCTTGTTAAAATAGTGATCGATGTGGAATCCGAATACAATAAATTTGCCATATCCAGAACAGGCGCCATGGGACTTATGCAGCTTATGCCCATCACCTTCGGCGATATGGGCGGGCAGGATCCTTTCGACATAGACACAAACCTTGAGGCGGGGATAAAATATCTCTCAATTCAGCTTAAAAGGTTCAATAATACTGAACTGGCTCTCTCCGCTTACAACGCGGGACCTTACACTGTCTCCTCCAGAGGGAACCGTGTGCCTGATTTCGGGGAGACACAGCGGTATGTCAAAAAAATCATGTACCGCTACAGTCAGGTCGCAGGGCAGGACTAA
- a CDS encoding iron-containing alcohol dehydrogenase, producing MSYIFSFHSPVEAFFGFDSIEKIKELMAPYKTIGIVSGRTSLEATGMKAFLEAELADRSLHFFSEVEENPSINTIIRGGAFMRSARCEAVIAVGGGSPLDAAKSIAVFATNNDSFYELLAKKDMPNKPLPVLAVPTTCGTGSEMNAYSIITDAEKTDKINFSKPCMFPKWAVLDPGLLKTLNERTLLATVFDAFTHSMEGLISLRANPFSDMCAMTSMELILATLSAVEDLKDERALVNFMYASSLAGTVILHTGTTLLHSLGYYLTNNKKIHHGTANAMLLPCFMEMLREKGVQKFNVIPSLFEKHRFDINLWLERLGAEPLSSVLTMDEKPVMAAYALSKPNMKSTPFEADADYVVKKLV from the coding sequence ATGAGCTATATATTCTCGTTCCACAGCCCCGTTGAGGCGTTTTTCGGCTTCGACAGCATAGAAAAAATCAAAGAACTGATGGCGCCCTACAAAACAATAGGCATAGTCTCCGGTCGCACATCTCTTGAAGCTACAGGCATGAAGGCGTTTCTGGAAGCTGAGCTTGCGGACAGGTCGCTCCATTTCTTCTCGGAAGTTGAGGAAAACCCGTCCATAAACACAATCATCCGCGGCGGAGCTTTCATGCGCAGCGCAAGGTGTGAGGCTGTGATAGCCGTGGGCGGAGGGAGTCCGCTGGATGCTGCGAAATCAATAGCCGTGTTTGCGACAAACAACGACAGCTTCTATGAGCTTCTGGCGAAAAAGGATATGCCCAATAAGCCTTTGCCGGTTCTCGCAGTGCCCACCACATGCGGTACCGGAAGCGAAATGAACGCTTATTCGATCATTACGGACGCAGAAAAGACAGATAAAATAAATTTCAGCAAGCCCTGCATGTTCCCCAAGTGGGCGGTGCTTGATCCCGGGCTGCTGAAAACACTGAATGAGCGCACACTGCTTGCGACAGTATTCGACGCTTTTACCCACTCAATGGAGGGGCTAATATCGCTCAGGGCGAACCCTTTCAGCGATATGTGCGCCATGACATCCATGGAGCTTATTCTCGCCACACTTTCCGCCGTGGAAGACCTCAAAGACGAACGCGCCCTTGTTAATTTCATGTACGCCTCATCCCTTGCGGGCACGGTTATTCTGCATACGGGTACCACACTCCTGCACAGTCTCGGCTATTACCTTACAAACAACAAGAAAATTCACCACGGCACTGCAAACGCCATGCTTCTTCCATGCTTTATGGAAATGCTCAGAGAGAAAGGGGTACAGAAGTTCAATGTTATTCCTTCTCTGTTTGAGAAACACAGATTTGATATAAACCTTTGGCTGGAAAGACTTGGAGCGGAACCTCTGAGCAGCGTTCTGACTATGGATGAAAAGCCTGTGATGGCGGCGTACGCTCTGAGCAAGCCGAATATGAAGTCCACCCCCTTCGAGGCGGATGCGGATTACGTGGTGAAAAAGCTGGTTTAG
- a CDS encoding aminopeptidase — protein sequence MSLEKKLAKLICEYSLALRKGDILLIRAETVSEPLIKEIYAKTLEIGAYPVLRLAFSGQQSVFYKHAGKDQLEFIPHSVWADTHNVTASVYIDATDNTKQLTGADKSKIATYAKSYAKVREVLMDREQKGEFRWSLCPYPTAAMAQDAEMSLDEYTEFVFRACRLHEDDPVAAWRAVDEYQQKITGLLNGTKELRIVGNKTDITFNVDGRKWINCNGHHNMPDGEVFTSPVEDGVNGTIYFDVPTSYMGVEAGGITLKIEKGRIMEAHAEKGDDFLQSVLETDEGSRFIGEIAFGLNESITKPTKNILFDEKIGRTIHMAVGASYPEAGGKNKSGIHWDMIKAMEDGKAYLDGRLVFENGRFSGM from the coding sequence ATGAGTCTTGAAAAGAAATTAGCCAAACTTATATGCGAATACAGCCTTGCCTTGAGAAAGGGAGATATTCTCCTGATCCGTGCGGAAACAGTCAGTGAGCCGCTTATAAAAGAGATCTATGCCAAAACCCTTGAGATTGGCGCTTATCCGGTTCTGCGTCTGGCGTTCTCCGGTCAGCAGTCGGTGTTTTACAAGCATGCGGGGAAGGATCAGCTTGAGTTTATCCCGCACAGCGTATGGGCGGATACTCACAATGTAACAGCTTCGGTATACATAGATGCCACAGACAACACCAAGCAGCTCACAGGGGCTGATAAATCCAAGATAGCGACATACGCCAAGTCATACGCAAAGGTGCGTGAAGTCCTCATGGACAGGGAGCAGAAGGGGGAGTTCCGCTGGTCGCTCTGCCCCTATCCCACAGCCGCAATGGCGCAGGATGCGGAAATGTCGCTTGATGAATACACTGAGTTTGTGTTCCGCGCGTGCAGGCTTCATGAGGATGATCCTGTTGCCGCATGGAGAGCGGTTGACGAATACCAGCAGAAAATTACGGGTCTCCTGAACGGAACAAAGGAGCTCCGCATTGTCGGCAATAAGACCGACATAACCTTCAACGTGGACGGGCGCAAGTGGATCAATTGCAACGGACACCACAATATGCCTGACGGAGAGGTCTTTACAAGCCCTGTGGAGGACGGAGTTAACGGAACTATATACTTCGATGTGCCCACATCTTACATGGGCGTGGAAGCGGGCGGAATAACTCTTAAAATTGAGAAAGGCAGAATCATGGAAGCCCACGCTGAAAAGGGCGATGACTTTCTCCAGTCCGTGCTTGAGACAGACGAAGGCTCACGCTTCATAGGCGAAATAGCCTTCGGGCTTAACGAATCCATTACCAAACCTACGAAAAATATTCTGTTTGATGAAAAAATCGGACGTACAATCCATATGGCAGTGGGCGCCTCTTACCCCGAAGCGGGCGGCAAAAATAAATCCGGCATCCACTGGGACATGATAAAAGCCATGGAAGACGGCAAAGCTTATCTGGACGGAAGGCTTGTTTTTGAAAACGGCAGATTCAGCGGTATGTAA